A genome region from Anastrepha obliqua isolate idAnaObli1 chromosome 4, idAnaObli1_1.0, whole genome shotgun sequence includes the following:
- the LOC129243700 gene encoding uncharacterized protein LOC129243700 yields the protein MEPSMQPEGVVVRRRHRKLTRPQREKTPDPSAKPNGRRRYSEDESSPIDGTTASEETAGVQTIRMQIRPPGAMSAHESKILRRRDKTFASSAARSHSQPREAERLTSPEADELIRTVKHRSLSSPRHKDESSESELTGNTITAASTTARNITDTTTKISQRHLSPHTRTAADENINRLEQNLRRFEEERKRFESDKRQFEREKRDHRLRYKQLHDSDDRKRLLQNYRKLSDRIQLPSDAEERRRMVHSLRLQRNEAPVLQPRHRHSGYEESSTQFSSSDVDDVEEVSVRKLDKQTHPVRRHVSAITGSVHYVADVRGPPPQPPERRSASRNHSLSPIRPQRRSKTPEQRAEIMRRLAENEAKTNSKSGSITPEPQTPASPAEQKMPDYLKPQAATEMFEVRRRYSVPRKDSLIEIAKRRKQSLEKAEMEAELLDAAKAAEAARIEEEARKAAAAVPLMTTLLCKLVAFFSSMRAEKKQAIAKPEIHYASEKLLLPQDLIAEELPKNLLSKELFRHLYWDVRQQWRRMKTDYPKEIRTIRLLRNKCIVELVLLILLCGFGGLMFRYTEGTSENIYKCEVRKVKRDFIDNLWTVSHSMREDDWKSMARQKLRKFEDELNLLAELGIRRYPGQKSWNFVNCILFCWTVITSIGYGHIAPVTKLGRSLAVVYAIIGIPLFLLILADYGKLFTRALKFLWVYVRRLYYTGTCHNIRKHQSVRDAMKLAKRSSMFFGREMDIESRTTCPETPSSPFDETFEVDDEFNLPISVASFLLISYILIGALFYCMWEDWTYFEAFYFVFISMSTIGFGDLVPQHPIFMMCSTLYLIFGLALTSMFINVVQIKLSDTFKQASIKLSTTIGIELPPEGEVDGEGEAEGEVEEGTETAANNNATTTRIDVDSPKEPTAPPAPPKPATNNAQHIESPPPLPSRKQEVENEVKKKGWWFW from the exons ATGGAGCCTTCGATGCAACCAGAGGGTGTCGTGGTGCGCCGTCGCCATCGCAAGCTAACTCGTCCCCAGCGTGAAAAGACGCCCGATCCCTCAGCAAAACCAAACGGTCGACGTCGCTACTCAGAAGATGAAAGCAGTCCCATTGACGGTACCACTGCTTCTGAAGAAACTGCCGGCGTGCAAACCATACGCATGCAAATTCGACCACCCGGCGCTATGTCCGCACATGAGAGCAAAATTTTGCGACGTCGCGATAAGACATTCGCCAGTTCGGCTGCACGTAGCCATTCACAGCCACGCGAAGCAGAACGCCTCACTAGTCCAGAAGCAGATGAGCTCATTCGTACGGTCAAACATCGTAGTCTCTCCTCGCCGCGACACAAGGATGAGTCCAGTGAAAGTGAACTAACTGGCAACACCATAACAGCAGCCAGCACTACTGCTAGAAATATCACCGACACCACCACCAAAATTAGTCAACGCCATTTGTCGCCACATACACGTACGGCCGCCGATGAAAACATAAACCGACTAGAACAGAATTTGCGCCGCTTCGAGGAGGAACGCAAGCGTTTCGAGTCGGATAAGCGTCAATTTGAGCGCGAAAAACGTGATCACCGTTTGCGCTACAAACAGTTGCACGACAGCGACGACCGCAAGCGTCTGTTACAGAACTATCGTAAACTCAGTGATCGCATACAGCTGCCATCGGACGCGGAAGAACGTCGCCGCATGGTGCACAGCCTGCGATTGCAACGCAACGAAGCACCTGTGCTACAGCCACGTCACCGTCATAGCGGCTACGAAGAGTCCTCTACACAATTCTCCTCATCAGATGTAGACGATGTAGAAGAGGTCAGCGTACGCAAATTGGACAAGCAAACCCATCCTGTGCGCCGTCATGTGTCAGCCATTACAGGGTCGGTGCACTACGTGGCCGATGTACGTGGACCACCTCCTCAACCGCCGGAACGACGCAGCGCTAGCCGTAACCACTCACTCTCCCCCATACGGCCACAAAGACGTTCAAAAACACCAGAGCAACGTGCGGAAATAATGCGACGATTGGCCGAAAATGAGGCTAAAACTAATAGCAAATCTGGTAGTATAACACCTGAACCGCAGACGCCTGCCTCACCAGCAGAGCAAAAAATGCCCGATTATCTGAAACCGCAAGCAGCAACAGAAATGTTCGAAGTGCGTCGGCGCTACAGTGTGCCACGCAAGGACTCGCTCATCGAAATCGCTAAACGCAGAAAACAAAGTTTAGAGAAAGCTGAAATGGAAGCTGAGTTGTTAGATGCGGCTAAGGCTGCCGAAGCCGCAAGGATTGAAGAGGAAGCGCGCAAGGCAGCAGCTGCCGTGCCACTAATGACAACTCTGTTGTGCAAGTTAGTAGCTTTCTTCAGTAGCATGCGCGCCGAGAAGaagcaggcaatagcaaagcCAGAAATTCATTACGCTTCCGAAAAATTGCTATTGCCACAAGATTTAATTGCTGAAGAGCTACCCAAAAATTTGCTCTCCAAAGAGCTGTTCCGTCATCTATACTGGGACGTACGTCAGCAATGGCGGCGTATGAAAACCGATTACCCGAAAGAAATACGCACAATACGTCTTTTGCGCAATAAATGCATTGTAGAGTTGGTTCTACTCATCCTGCTCTGTGGCTTTGGCGGCCTAATGTTCCGCTATACCGAAGGTACCTCGGAAAATATCTACAAATGTGAAGTGCGTAAGGTGAAACGAGATTTTATAGATAATTTGTGGACAGTTAGTCACAGTATGAG GGAAGACGATTGGAAATCGATGGCACGTCAGAAACTAAGGAAATTTGAAGACGAATTGAATTTGCTAGCCGAATTGGGTATACGTCGATACCCCGGTCAGAAGTCGTGGAACTTCGTAAATTGCATATTATTCTGTTGGACCGTTATCACAAGTATAG GTTATGGTCATATTGCACCGGTGACTAAATTGGGACGTTCATTGGCCGTCGTCTACGCCATAATTGGTATTCCACTATTTCTTCTCATTTTGGCGGACTATGGTAAACTTTTCACGCGTGCGCTGAAGTTCTTGTGGGTCTACGTGCGTCGTTTGTACTACACCGGCACTTGCCACAATATACGAAAACATCAGTCGGTGCGCGACGCTATGAAATTGGCGAAGCGTTCGAGTATGTTCTTCGGACGCGAAATGGATATTGAGTCGAGAACAACATGTCCAGAAACACCGTCTTCGCCGTTCGACGAGACATTTGAAGTGGATGATGAATTTAATCTCCCCATCTCGGTGGCGTCCTTTTTGCTAATCAGCTACATATTAATTGGCGCACTATTTTACTGTATGTGGGAGGATTGGACTTATTTCGAAGCATTTTACTTTGTCTTTATCTCTATGTCGACCATCGGTTTTGGTGATCTTGTACCCCAACATCCGATCTTCATGATGTGCAGCACACTCTATTTAATCTTCGGCCTGGCCCTTACATCTATGTTCATCAATGTGGTGCAGATCAAACTGAGTGACACTTTCAAGCAGGCGTCGATTAAGCTCAGCACGACTATTGGCATAGAATTGCCGCCCGAAGGCGAAGTTGATGGGGAAGGGGAAGCGGAAGGGGAAGTAGAAGAGGGTACTGAAACGGCAGCGAATAATAACGCAACTACAACTCGAATAGATGTTGACAGCCCCAAAGAGCCGACAGCACCACCAGCGCCTCCCAAACCGGCTACGAATAATGCGCAACACATCGAAAGCCCACCACCATTGCCAAGTCGCAAGCAAGAAGTGGAAAACGAAGTCAAGAAAAAGGGTTGGTGGTTTTGGTAg